Proteins from a single region of Natrinema salifodinae:
- a CDS encoding helix-turn-helix domain-containing protein, with amino-acid sequence MTTVVELELPAADTALRRVFDRVPSFHCRMEQAAVSDCPGLWLGGGNRSEIEAALDDDPSVDAYSQIDTAPDERLYRIEFADEVCEIGAVLFAEDGTILAASAASGTWSVRMRFPDHEHATRTYRRLLDRDIDVDVRRLQKGPEANSKRHGLTSEQYETIVTAIERGYFEIPRQVSTQELADEFGISNQSVSERLRRASGTILSTELNVEDGRSSLENRD; translated from the coding sequence ATGACGACGGTCGTCGAACTGGAACTGCCCGCGGCCGACACCGCGCTGAGGAGGGTATTTGACCGCGTTCCGTCGTTTCACTGTCGAATGGAACAGGCGGCCGTGAGCGACTGCCCCGGCCTGTGGCTCGGCGGAGGCAATCGGTCGGAGATCGAAGCAGCTCTCGACGACGATCCGTCCGTCGATGCGTACTCGCAGATCGATACCGCTCCCGACGAACGGTTGTACCGAATCGAGTTCGCGGACGAGGTCTGCGAGATCGGTGCCGTCCTCTTCGCGGAAGACGGGACGATACTCGCCGCGTCAGCCGCCAGCGGAACGTGGTCGGTTCGAATGCGATTTCCGGATCACGAGCACGCCACCCGAACGTATCGCCGGCTCCTCGATCGGGATATCGACGTCGACGTCAGACGACTCCAAAAGGGACCGGAAGCGAACTCGAAGCGACACGGCCTCACGTCCGAACAGTACGAGACGATCGTTACGGCGATCGAGCGCGGCTACTTCGAAATTCCCCGCCAAGTCTCGACGCAGGAACTGGCCGACGAGTTCGGTATCTCGAATCAATCGGTGTCGGAGCGTCTCCGCCGCGCGTCCGGGACGATTCTGTCGACGGAGTTGAACGTCGAAGACGGCCGGTCCAGTCTCGAAAATCGGGATTGA
- a CDS encoding HalOD1 output domain-containing protein, whose amino-acid sequence MPTDHQAHFNGDGTVVVEYSPDESTPTSIAIVRAIAAIEDVDPIDLECTLHDYVEAEALDRLTAHDGLGRLGVDFSVCGYRVRVDNSDTITVFEPD is encoded by the coding sequence ATGCCTACGGATCACCAGGCTCACTTCAACGGCGACGGAACGGTCGTGGTCGAATATTCCCCGGACGAGTCGACGCCGACGAGTATCGCCATCGTCCGAGCGATCGCTGCGATCGAGGACGTCGATCCGATCGACCTCGAGTGTACGTTACACGACTACGTGGAAGCGGAAGCACTCGATCGACTGACCGCTCACGACGGACTCGGCCGTCTCGGGGTCGACTTTTCGGTGTGCGGTTACCGCGTGCGAGTCGACAATTCGGACACGATCACGGTTTTCGAACCGGACTGA
- a CDS encoding AAA domain-containing protein: MHVRGTVAGEVDVRSVSTSYGESDLAEVPLRLAEEGDEPTDAGDRPPTLGDGGTATVADGRETTTVTLWNKWTESAELLEPGMELLVTNAKEEEYQGETQYATTGDSYVVVEPSFLVSVTSIRNWVECPRLYYLNKLSGVPLNYPVVKGTLVHEVFGDLLRGRDLEESIEARVEERGLELGLLGETPEAVADDVRENATAIEGWLDQGRLTEADSWRSEQLLISETFGIRGRADAIRRGAPVELKTGKNLKKEPRFKDKVQAACYALLLEEHGGDVDTGTLLYTKNSVLDRNEETGDLTPAKDFTMGDGLLKFVVRLRNELAATEVKGDVPTGYEGSAKCEYCFEQDACMVVSGRLDQESKAGQIGQALPDEELEYFERFYRAIEEERREVHREYAKLWEQSAEERADDDRALIDLEFVEKRPLDEGRWELRARRTGGATSKLREGDLVLASDGHPVRGDAELARIERLDDEVVLTADEPVEVTRLDVYPSELTTDRLLVALHDALLKGDERRKDVLFGRAPPEFEDVDETFIDNNDRQNQAVTKAVGANDCALIHGPPGTGKTYTIARAVRAMVERGERVLLSAFTNRAVDNALEAVLEQLDGAIDDERVVRVGSESGVRADMQPYRLERAGDPDERVAELQNAQVVAATTATCGSRVMKEQAFDVALVDEAAQLTEPGTHAAINLADRFVLVGDHEQLPPVVRAENDLTESLFERLVERHPEAGVMLDRQYRMNQRIQFFSSTEFYDGQLRPAAPEVAARTLDDLEGVSRDALPDSVRNPVSFVDVEGDRSRYTDSREAARITELVEAYEAAGLDRSEIGVIAPFRAQVSEISKHVPDDVAVDTVDRFQGSSQEVIIVSFTATGSLEGPIFEDYRRINVALTRPKRALVLVGDSRALRTDPVYERMLEWARR, translated from the coding sequence GTGCACGTACGCGGAACCGTCGCGGGCGAGGTCGACGTGCGGTCGGTGTCGACGAGCTACGGCGAGAGCGACCTCGCCGAAGTGCCGCTCCGACTCGCGGAAGAAGGAGACGAGCCGACCGACGCCGGGGATCGACCGCCGACGCTCGGCGACGGCGGGACGGCGACCGTAGCGGACGGTCGCGAGACGACGACGGTGACGCTCTGGAACAAGTGGACCGAGTCGGCCGAGCTGCTCGAACCCGGGATGGAGCTGCTGGTGACGAACGCGAAAGAGGAGGAGTACCAGGGCGAGACCCAGTACGCGACGACGGGCGATTCCTACGTCGTCGTCGAACCCTCGTTTCTGGTCAGCGTAACCTCGATTCGGAACTGGGTCGAGTGTCCCCGGCTGTACTACCTGAACAAGCTCTCCGGGGTGCCGCTGAACTACCCCGTCGTGAAGGGGACGCTTGTCCACGAGGTCTTCGGCGACCTGCTCCGGGGACGCGACCTCGAAGAGTCCATCGAGGCCCGCGTAGAGGAACGGGGGCTCGAGTTGGGGCTGTTAGGTGAGACGCCCGAAGCCGTCGCCGACGACGTCCGGGAGAACGCGACGGCGATCGAGGGCTGGCTCGACCAGGGCCGCCTCACCGAGGCGGACAGCTGGCGCTCGGAGCAACTGCTCATCAGCGAGACCTTCGGCATTCGCGGACGGGCCGACGCCATCCGCCGCGGGGCGCCGGTCGAGCTCAAGACTGGGAAGAACCTCAAGAAGGAACCCCGATTCAAGGACAAGGTCCAGGCCGCCTGCTACGCCCTTCTGTTGGAGGAACACGGCGGCGACGTCGACACCGGAACGCTGCTCTACACGAAGAACTCGGTGCTCGACCGCAACGAGGAGACCGGCGACCTCACCCCAGCGAAGGACTTCACGATGGGTGACGGACTCCTGAAATTCGTCGTCCGCCTGCGCAACGAGCTCGCCGCGACGGAGGTCAAAGGCGACGTCCCGACGGGATACGAGGGGTCGGCGAAATGCGAGTACTGCTTCGAGCAGGACGCCTGCATGGTCGTCTCCGGCCGACTCGATCAGGAGTCGAAGGCCGGTCAGATCGGCCAGGCGCTGCCCGACGAGGAACTCGAGTACTTCGAGCGCTTCTACCGTGCCATCGAGGAGGAGCGCCGCGAGGTCCACCGCGAGTACGCCAAGCTCTGGGAGCAAAGCGCCGAGGAGCGGGCCGACGACGACCGCGCGCTGATCGACCTCGAGTTCGTCGAGAAACGGCCGCTCGACGAGGGCCGCTGGGAACTGCGGGCGCGCCGCACGGGGGGCGCGACCTCGAAGCTTCGCGAGGGCGACCTGGTACTGGCCAGCGACGGCCACCCGGTCCGCGGCGACGCGGAGTTGGCGCGGATCGAACGGCTCGACGACGAGGTCGTGCTCACGGCCGACGAGCCGGTCGAGGTGACCCGACTAGACGTCTACCCCTCGGAGTTGACCACCGACCGGCTGCTGGTCGCGCTCCACGACGCGCTCCTGAAGGGCGACGAACGGCGCAAAGACGTCCTGTTCGGCCGCGCGCCGCCCGAGTTCGAGGACGTCGACGAGACGTTCATCGACAACAACGACCGCCAGAACCAGGCCGTGACGAAAGCGGTCGGCGCGAACGACTGCGCGCTGATCCACGGGCCGCCTGGCACCGGGAAGACCTACACCATCGCCCGGGCCGTCCGCGCGATGGTCGAGCGCGGCGAGCGCGTCCTCCTCTCCGCGTTCACGAACCGCGCCGTGGACAACGCCCTGGAGGCCGTCCTCGAGCAGCTCGACGGCGCGATCGACGACGAGCGGGTCGTCCGCGTCGGCTCCGAGAGCGGCGTCCGCGCGGACATGCAGCCGTACCGGCTCGAGCGCGCGGGCGACCCCGACGAGCGCGTCGCCGAACTGCAGAACGCGCAGGTCGTGGCCGCGACCACCGCGACCTGCGGCTCGCGGGTGATGAAAGAGCAGGCCTTCGACGTCGCCCTGGTCGACGAGGCCGCCCAGCTGACCGAGCCCGGGACCCACGCGGCGATCAACCTGGCCGATCGGTTCGTTCTCGTCGGCGATCACGAGCAGCTCCCGCCGGTCGTGCGGGCGGAGAACGACCTCACCGAGTCGCTGTTCGAGCGGCTCGTCGAGCGCCACCCCGAGGCCGGCGTCATGCTGGACCGCCAGTACCGGATGAACCAGCGGATCCAGTTCTTCTCCTCGACCGAGTTCTACGACGGCCAACTGCGACCTGCGGCGCCCGAAGTCGCGGCCCGGACGCTCGACGACCTCGAGGGCGTCTCGCGGGATGCCTTGCCCGATTCCGTGCGAAATCCCGTCTCGTTCGTCGACGTCGAGGGCGACCGGAGCCGGTACACTGACAGCCGGGAGGCCGCCCGAATCACGGAGCTGGTCGAGGCCTACGAGGCTGCCGGCCTCGATCGCTCGGAGATCGGCGTCATCGCCCCCTTCCGGGCGCAGGTCTCCGAGATCTCGAAACACGTGCCCGACGACGTTGCCGTCGACACCGTCGACCGCTTCCAGGGCTCGAGCCAGGAGGTGATCATCGTCTCGTTCACCGCGACCGGCTCGCTCGAAGGGCCGATCTTCGAGGACTACCGCCGGATCAACGTGGCGCTGACCCGTCCGAAGCGCGCGTTGGTGCTGGTCGGCGACTCGCGGGCGCTGCGGACCGATCCCGTCTACGAGCGGATGCTCGAGTGGGCGCGACGTTGA
- a CDS encoding SPW repeat domain-containing protein: MSDPNGDDRRAGKSEPDAGSAPDTGPTNRSEEASTDIDSGTGVGDRPDAGRDPRDESTQVANEERRRKTSVISLLVAVLGGWVAASVLVFDTAAAPLWNNVLVGLVVLAAAGYNYYRLTNDVPLSTGIASLVAILGIWLIVSAALLEMTGGLFWSTLATGLLVAGLAGYNAYEAREARSVTTEPDARV, from the coding sequence ATGAGTGACCCGAACGGCGACGACCGGCGGGCCGGCAAGTCCGAGCCCGACGCCGGGTCAGCACCGGATACCGGCCCGACCAACCGGTCGGAAGAGGCGTCCACTGACATCGACTCCGGCACTGGCGTCGGAGATCGTCCCGACGCCGGCCGCGATCCGCGCGACGAGTCGACGCAGGTCGCCAACGAGGAGCGGCGACGCAAGACGTCGGTCATCAGCCTGCTCGTCGCTGTCCTCGGCGGCTGGGTCGCCGCCTCGGTGCTCGTCTTCGACACCGCGGCGGCACCGCTGTGGAACAACGTCTTGGTCGGCCTGGTCGTCCTCGCCGCCGCCGGTTACAACTACTATCGGCTGACCAACGACGTCCCGCTCAGCACCGGAATCGCCTCGCTGGTCGCCATCCTCGGCATTTGGCTGATCGTCTCGGCCGCGTTACTCGAGATGACGGGCGGCCTGTTCTGGAGCACGCTCGCTACCGGACTGTTAGTCGCCGGCCTGGCGGGGTACAACGCCTACGAAGCTCGCGAGGCGCGGTCGGTCACGACCGAGCCGGACGCGCGGGTATAG
- a CDS encoding nuclear transport factor 2 family protein — protein MSTSASAEAVVRDYYDALRDGDPLPPYFLDNESTVKFGISDSLFGGNKVTAALEEQTETTADWTVESQQLVVDERAENGFATFADEVTMAWTDVESGDRHRFDSRWSGTLVARSTATTTDDGPAWRFASMHVSASREL, from the coding sequence ATGTCCACGAGCGCGAGCGCAGAGGCCGTCGTCCGCGACTACTACGACGCGCTCCGCGACGGCGATCCCCTTCCACCGTACTTCCTCGACAACGAGTCGACCGTCAAGTTCGGCATCAGCGACTCCCTGTTCGGGGGAAATAAGGTGACCGCAGCCCTCGAGGAACAGACCGAGACGACCGCCGACTGGACCGTCGAGAGCCAGCAACTCGTCGTCGACGAACGGGCGGAGAACGGATTCGCGACGTTCGCCGACGAAGTCACGATGGCCTGGACGGACGTGGAGAGCGGCGACAGACACCGGTTCGACAGTCGCTGGAGCGGCACGCTGGTCGCGCGGTCGACGGCAACGACGACCGACGACGGCCCCGCCTGGCGGTTCGCGTCGATGCACGTCAGCGCGTCCCGCGAGCTATGA
- a CDS encoding zinc-dependent metalloprotease produces MNLYRSARAVAGASGDDAIDWRSAADAAKAATDPGSLALEPGEREAYARDVREARAAVRTVSGADFDVPETVEIQNRHHWIDANVETFERVMRSLETHTGAFPGVARTINTGTMTVLLSFLGRNVLGQYDPLLLADAPADDHALYFVRPNILNAAAKLDVDANRFRRWIAFHEVTHAAEFGAAPWLSDHLETRMEEGIAALSEGSFDREAFRDLDAAMTVVEGYAELLMDHAFDDEYEDLRRKLDERRQGRGPLQRLFRRLLGLGLKERQYERGKNFFEHVVAVRDLETASLVWEEPKNLPTHDELDAPGAWLRRVDR; encoded by the coding sequence GTGAATCTCTATCGCAGCGCCCGGGCCGTTGCCGGGGCGTCCGGTGACGATGCGATCGACTGGCGATCGGCCGCCGACGCCGCCAAGGCGGCGACCGATCCCGGCTCGCTCGCGCTCGAGCCAGGCGAACGCGAGGCCTACGCCCGCGACGTCCGGGAGGCGCGGGCGGCGGTGCGGACCGTCTCCGGGGCCGACTTCGACGTCCCCGAGACCGTCGAGATCCAGAACCGCCACCACTGGATCGACGCCAACGTCGAGACCTTCGAGCGCGTGATGCGCTCGCTCGAGACCCACACCGGCGCCTTCCCCGGCGTCGCCCGGACGATCAACACGGGGACGATGACCGTCCTGCTCTCGTTCCTCGGGCGGAACGTCCTCGGACAGTACGACCCGCTCCTGCTAGCCGACGCGCCCGCGGACGACCACGCGCTGTACTTCGTCCGGCCGAACATCCTCAACGCCGCCGCGAAGCTCGACGTCGACGCCAACCGGTTCCGCCGCTGGATCGCCTTCCACGAGGTGACCCACGCCGCCGAGTTCGGCGCCGCCCCGTGGCTCTCCGACCACCTCGAGACCCGGATGGAAGAAGGGATCGCGGCGCTCTCGGAGGGCTCGTTCGACCGCGAGGCGTTTCGCGACCTCGACGCCGCGATGACCGTCGTCGAGGGCTACGCCGAACTCCTGATGGACCACGCCTTCGACGACGAGTACGAGGACCTCCGGCGCAAGCTCGACGAGCGCCGCCAGGGGCGGGGACCGCTCCAGCGACTGTTCCGTCGCCTGCTCGGCCTCGGCCTCAAGGAGCGTCAGTACGAGCGCGGCAAGAACTTCTTCGAGCACGTCGTCGCCGTCCGCGACCTCGAGACGGCGAGTCTCGTCTGGGAGGAGCCGAAGAACCTCCCCACCCACGACGAACTCGACGCGCCCGGCGCCTGGCTGCGCCGCGTCGATCGCTGA
- a CDS encoding LSM domain-containing protein, whose amino-acid sequence MSGRPLDVLEASLGERVTVRLKSGDEYVGDLAGYDQHMNLVLEDVTIPDGGVDEEAPAEDTTIIRGDNVVSITP is encoded by the coding sequence ATGAGTGGACGACCGCTGGACGTCCTCGAGGCGTCGCTCGGCGAACGCGTCACGGTACGACTCAAGAGTGGCGACGAGTACGTCGGCGATCTCGCCGGCTACGATCAGCACATGAACCTGGTGCTCGAGGACGTGACGATTCCGGACGGAGGAGTCGACGAAGAGGCGCCGGCCGAAGACACAACCATTATACGCGGCGACAACGTCGTTTCGATCACTCCATGA
- a CDS encoding 50S ribosomal protein L37e — translation MTGAGTPSQGKKNKTTHVKCRRCGEKSYHVNKKECSSCGFGKSAKRRDYEWQSKTGDN, via the coding sequence ATGACTGGCGCAGGAACCCCAAGCCAAGGAAAGAAGAACAAGACGACGCACGTCAAGTGTCGTCGCTGCGGTGAGAAATCCTACCACGTGAACAAGAAGGAGTGCTCGTCGTGTGGCTTCGGCAAGTCCGCCAAGCGGCGCGATTACGAGTGGCAGTCGAAGACCGGCGACAACTGA
- a CDS encoding threonine synthase: protein METTDAFVGLECVDCGAEFDAAAETHRCPDCGGILDPSYDYDAIDLDRGMLESRPFDSMWRYEELLPFARESAVTMAEGATPLVDCPNLADELGVERVLIKDEGRNPTGTFKDRGQAVAVTAATQHGADDIALASAGNAGQAAAAYAGRAGLDSHVYLPSRSGFTNKAMVNVHGGDMNVVGGRIDDAGAAYEEGIEEHDDWYPVQTFVTPYRHEGKKTMFYEIVEQLDWEVPDAICYPTGGGVGLVGLYKAATEFRDLGLTDELPGLYAAQASGCAPIVEAYEEGRDEHEPVEHPDTICGGLEIPDPGASPWILDAIRETDGGAVATDDPDILDAAVQVAQHEGLEMVPSAAAAASGAWALAERGEFDGDETIVVLNTGSGNKEADVVRSHLMGQGI, encoded by the coding sequence ATGGAGACGACAGACGCCTTCGTCGGCCTCGAGTGTGTCGACTGCGGGGCCGAGTTCGACGCCGCCGCGGAGACCCACCGGTGTCCGGACTGCGGCGGGATCCTCGATCCGAGCTACGACTACGACGCGATCGACCTCGACCGCGGGATGCTCGAGTCGCGGCCGTTCGACTCGATGTGGCGCTACGAGGAACTGCTGCCGTTCGCCCGCGAGTCGGCCGTGACGATGGCCGAGGGCGCGACGCCGCTGGTCGACTGCCCGAACCTGGCCGACGAACTCGGCGTCGAGCGCGTCCTGATCAAAGACGAAGGGCGGAACCCGACGGGGACGTTCAAGGACCGCGGCCAGGCGGTCGCCGTGACGGCCGCGACTCAGCACGGCGCGGACGATATCGCGCTCGCCTCCGCGGGCAACGCCGGCCAGGCGGCCGCTGCGTACGCGGGCCGGGCGGGGCTGGACTCGCACGTCTACTTGCCCTCGCGGTCCGGCTTCACGAACAAGGCGATGGTCAACGTCCACGGCGGGGACATGAACGTCGTCGGCGGCCGCATCGACGACGCCGGCGCGGCCTACGAGGAGGGCATCGAGGAGCACGACGACTGGTACCCCGTCCAGACGTTCGTCACGCCCTACCGCCACGAGGGCAAGAAGACGATGTTCTACGAGATCGTCGAGCAGCTCGACTGGGAGGTCCCCGACGCGATCTGTTATCCCACCGGCGGCGGGGTCGGTCTCGTCGGACTGTACAAGGCCGCGACCGAGTTCCGCGACCTCGGGCTGACCGACGAGCTACCCGGGCTGTATGCGGCCCAGGCGTCGGGCTGTGCCCCCATCGTCGAGGCCTACGAGGAGGGTCGAGACGAACACGAGCCCGTCGAACACCCCGACACAATCTGCGGCGGGCTCGAGATCCCCGACCCCGGCGCGAGCCCGTGGATCCTCGACGCGATCCGCGAGACCGACGGCGGCGCGGTCGCGACCGACGACCCGGACATTCTCGACGCGGCGGTGCAGGTCGCCCAGCACGAGGGCCTCGAGATGGTCCCGAGCGCGGCCGCGGCGGCCAGCGGTGCGTGGGCGCTCGCCGAGCGCGGCGAGTTCGACGGCGACGAGACGATCGTCGTTCTCAACACGGGATCGGGGAACAAGGAAGCGGACGTGGTGCGCAGCCACCTGATGGGCCAAGGCATCTAA
- a CDS encoding phosphoglycerol geranylgeranyltransferase — protein sequence MTTPWDDWNHILKIDPDKDLPEGVTYGDLCATGTDAIEIGGTMGITEENMSAVIQACAEHDVPLYQEPSNPEVVLEDDALDGYLIPTVFNAGSPFWITEAHKEWVRIEGELDWDRTTTEAYIVMNPEADVAELTEANCDLDADDVGAYATVAEHMFGQEIIYVEYSGTLGDEDVVEAAADATDESTLFYGGGIHDYDSAYSMAQYADVIVVGDLAHDEGIEAVRETVDAANDA from the coding sequence ATGACTACCCCTTGGGACGACTGGAATCATATTCTGAAGATCGATCCGGACAAGGACTTACCGGAGGGCGTGACCTACGGCGATCTCTGTGCGACCGGCACCGACGCAATCGAAATCGGCGGTACCATGGGTATCACCGAGGAGAACATGAGCGCCGTCATTCAGGCCTGCGCCGAACACGACGTCCCCCTCTATCAGGAACCCTCGAACCCCGAGGTCGTTCTCGAGGACGACGCGCTCGACGGCTACCTCATCCCGACGGTGTTCAACGCCGGCTCGCCGTTCTGGATCACCGAGGCTCACAAGGAGTGGGTCCGGATCGAGGGCGAACTCGACTGGGACCGGACGACGACCGAGGCCTACATCGTCATGAATCCGGAGGCCGACGTGGCGGAACTGACCGAGGCCAACTGCGACCTCGACGCCGACGACGTCGGCGCCTACGCGACCGTCGCCGAGCACATGTTCGGCCAGGAGATCATCTACGTCGAGTACTCCGGCACGCTCGGCGACGAGGACGTCGTCGAAGCCGCGGCCGACGCCACGGACGAGTCGACGCTGTTCTACGGTGGCGGGATCCACGACTACGATTCCGCGTATTCGATGGCCCAGTACGCCGACGTCATCGTCGTCGGCGACCTCGCCCACGACGAAGGCATCGAAGCGGTCCGCGAGACCGTCGACGCGGCAAACGACGCGTAA
- a CDS encoding SIR2 family NAD-dependent protein deacylase encodes MDDLERLADEVRTAETVVAFTGAGISAPSGVPTFRDDDGVWEKFDEGQFTYGRFRSDPEGFWDDRVDLQREMFGDDYEPNAAHRALAEMGLDGDLEAILTQNTDGLHGRAAEAVRDESRRTEEVHDGAESAVEDGDGDGRTNGTDTALLELHGNAQRVRCTDCGKRRTADPIFERAADGALPPTCECGGVFKPDVVLFGEQLPRAVLQRARSLARESDAFLAIGSSLVVEPAASLPRVAASTDATVGIINLEETPCDDVADIVYREDVTEALPRLQDLVAE; translated from the coding sequence ATGGACGACCTCGAGCGACTCGCCGACGAGGTGCGGACCGCAGAGACGGTCGTCGCGTTCACCGGGGCGGGCATCTCGGCACCCTCCGGCGTGCCGACCTTCCGCGACGACGACGGCGTCTGGGAGAAATTCGACGAAGGGCAGTTTACCTACGGCCGGTTCCGCAGCGATCCCGAGGGCTTCTGGGACGACCGCGTCGACCTCCAGCGGGAGATGTTCGGCGACGATTACGAGCCCAACGCGGCCCACCGCGCCCTCGCGGAGATGGGACTGGACGGCGATCTCGAGGCGATTCTCACGCAGAATACGGACGGCTTGCACGGCCGAGCGGCCGAAGCGGTTCGCGACGAGTCGAGGCGCACCGAAGAGGTCCACGACGGTGCCGAATCCGCCGTCGAGGACGGTGACGGGGACGGAAGAACGAACGGGACCGACACCGCTCTCCTCGAACTCCACGGCAACGCCCAGCGGGTCCGGTGTACCGACTGCGGGAAGCGCCGGACCGCCGATCCGATCTTCGAGCGCGCGGCCGACGGCGCGCTCCCGCCGACCTGCGAGTGCGGCGGCGTCTTCAAGCCCGACGTCGTCCTTTTCGGCGAGCAGCTGCCTCGGGCCGTCCTCCAGCGCGCCCGCTCGCTCGCCCGCGAGAGCGACGCGTTCCTCGCGATCGGCTCCTCGCTGGTCGTCGAACCCGCCGCCTCGCTCCCGCGGGTCGCCGCGTCGACGGACGCGACCGTGGGGATCATCAACCTCGAGGAAACGCCGTGCGACGACGTCGCCGACATCGTCTACCGCGAGGACGTAACCGAGGCGCTCCCGCGGTTGCAGGACCTCGTCGCCGAGTAG
- a CDS encoding helix-turn-helix domain-containing protein, with product MRYATIVLSWSDGRINSLDERFARSDAVSIASIRYLNPIREDRYVELVELRGDLDRARELLADCVEAIEYDVAGEDGHGVAYVQCRIVDPIDDLLSILREHEIVLDWPMTYVDTEQARGLEMTAFGTSRSIQRAAAALPDGIDLELRQLGEYEPGAEQFSPGLTDRQRDLFEFALSEGYYEVPRETTHRELAARLDLATATVSEHLQRIESKLAAAYASATR from the coding sequence GTGAGATACGCGACGATCGTCCTGTCGTGGTCCGACGGCCGCATCAACAGCCTCGACGAGCGCTTCGCCCGCAGCGACGCGGTCTCGATCGCGTCGATCCGATACCTGAATCCGATCCGCGAGGACCGGTACGTCGAGCTGGTCGAACTCCGCGGCGACCTCGACCGCGCCCGCGAACTGCTCGCCGACTGCGTCGAGGCGATCGAGTACGACGTCGCCGGCGAGGACGGGCACGGCGTTGCCTACGTGCAGTGTCGAATCGTTGATCCCATCGACGACCTGCTGTCGATCCTCCGCGAGCACGAGATCGTCCTCGATTGGCCGATGACCTACGTCGACACCGAGCAGGCCCGCGGGCTCGAGATGACCGCGTTCGGAACCAGCCGCTCGATCCAGCGCGCGGCCGCGGCGCTTCCCGACGGGATCGACCTCGAGCTTCGACAGCTGGGCGAGTACGAACCCGGCGCGGAACAGTTCTCGCCTGGCCTGACCGATCGCCAGCGGGACCTGTTCGAGTTCGCGCTCAGCGAGGGGTACTACGAGGTGCCCCGCGAGACGACCCACCGGGAACTCGCCGCGCGCCTGGACCTGGCGACGGCAACCGTGAGCGAGCACCTCCAGCGGATCGAATCGAAACTGGCCGCCGCCTACGCGTCCGCGACGCGATAG